From a region of the Babesia bovis T2Bo chromosome 1, whole genome shotgun sequence genome:
- a CDS encoding Pre-mRNA-splicing factor of RES complex family protein, translated as MASSSSQSRAMKHKSRHISQLNIEDNDDFSFVSRRGVGDIDFSVGAELPPMVDSDADEGPVVVNAHEFIQRRSPVKHEREPSLSPPRRTVEVDNDDDEVVYRDKSGKRITRDQWLVLHAKRVVKAKRAEPAQELAWGKGLVQKADLEAQAQEELKISKQPLNRYDIDEDYDQQLKERTRWSDPINDTSSVTNEDQPDNVPKCRFTGLPNRFNIQPGYRWDGVIRGNGYEERWFKARARTAAKEQEYYLNNIADM; from the exons AAGAGCAGGCACATATCGCAACTTAATATAGAGGACAATGATGATTTTAGTTTTGTCTCTCGCCGAGGGGTAGGCGATATCGACTTTAGTGTTGGTGCTGAACTACCACCAATGGTAGATTCCGACGCAGATGAAGGGCCGGTGGTTGTAAATGCCCACGAGTTTATACAGC GCCGTTCTCCGGTTAAACATGAGCGTGAACCGTCCCTCAGTCCACCCCGTAGGACCGTAGA GGTTGACAACGATGATGACGAGGTGGTATATCGTGACAAAAGTGGGAAGCGGATTACTAGGGACCAATGGCTGGTGCTTCATGCTAAGCGCGTTGTTAAAGCTAAAAGAGCCGAACCAGCTCAGGAGCTTGCTTGGGGCAAGGGATTAGTACAGAAGGCTGACTTGGAGGCACAAGCACAGGAGGAGCTTAAAATATCCAAGCAGCCGCTCAATCGTTACGACATTGATGAAGATTATGACCAACAGTTAAAGGAACGTACTCGTTGGAGTGACCCTATTAATGATACAAGCTCTGTTACTAACGAAG ATCAACCTGACAATGTGCCTAAATGTAGATTTACGGGTCTTCCAAATAGGTTCAACATCCAACCCGGGTACCGTTGGGATGGCGTCATTCGCGGTAACGGGTATGAGGAGCGTTGGTTTAAG GCTCGTGCCCGAACGGCAGCCAAAGAGCAGGAGTATTACCTTAATAACATTGCtgata